AATGCTGCACGACGCGGTAAGACAAACCGAGTGCTTGTAGGACACTCTCAGCGTTTGTCAACAACGATTCATGCTCAGCATAAGAGGTTTCAGGTGTGGTGAACTTCACCATCTCCACTTTGTCAAATTGATGGATACGTTGTAAACCGCGTGTGTCTTTACCATAAGCACCCGCTTCACGTCGAAAACACGGTGTATACGCCGTGTAATAGATAGGTAAATCTTCATCGGAGAGTATCTCACCCGCGAAAAGATTCGTTACAGGAACCTCAGCCGTTGGAATCAGAAACAGATCGCTGTCCGGATTTTCCTCGTCCCTATCGCATCGGTACATATCTGCCTCAAATTTAGGGAGTTGTCCTGTGCCTGTCATTGTCGGACGATTGGCAAGGAATGGCGGTGAGACTTCGGTGTAACCGTGCTGAGTCGTGTGCAAATCAAGCATAAACTGAATTAATGCCCGCTCCAACCGCGCCCCGAACCCTTTGAAAAGCACAAAGTTGCTCCCCGCGACCTTCGCACCGCGTTGAAAATCAACAATATCCAGTTGCTCGGCGATCTCCCAATGGGGTTTCAGCTCAAAATCGAAACTTGGCAATTCACCCCACGTTTTAATTTCGATGTTGTCATCTTCACTCGTGCCGACAGGTGTGCTCGCCTCTGGCATATTTGGGATTGTCAACAGAATGGCATCTATCTCGGCTTTCGTAGCGTTGGCTTCGGCGGTGAGTTCCTTGATGTTTTGGGAGAGTTCCCGCATCTCGGCGATAGTTTCTGTCGCGTCCTGTTTCGCCTTTTTACGTTCAGCAATTTGTTGTGAAACTTGGTTCTGGTGCGCTTTGAGGGATTGTGTATGTGTCAAGTTCTCACGCCAGCGTGTATCTAATTCTACCAACCTGTCCAGTTCAGCTTCTGTATGCCGATCTGTTAACATCTGGCGGACATCTTCGGTATTTTCGCGAATAAACTTAAGATCAATCACGGCGGTGCCGCTCCTCTATATTTGGATTTGTACTGTGCTATTGCGTCTGTAACGAAAATAACCACAGCATTATTGGAAACAATCTACGGCTGTTGCGGCACTTAATCTCCGGTCCGCCAACTATATTGCTGCCAATAGTCAGGGTTATCAAGCTCTTGAAGGTGCCGTTCTATCTCTGCTATGATGTGTAGGTCAGTCGTGAGTCCCAAGATTTTTTGGAAATCCGCTTTCGCTTCCTGCATCCGTCCTAAGAATCCTTTTGTTTCGCCTCGGATTTTGTAAGTTCTAACATCATCGGGATTCTGCCGAATTTTTTCATCAAAACCAGCAATCCCCTCCGTATAAAAATTTAGAATGTCTTCTGCATCCTTTCGTTCGGAAAGGATTGCCGCGGCACATGGATCGATTCTGAGGGCTTCATCGTAATCGGCGATTGCCGCTTCATATTGGTCCAAATTGTATTTCGCATTTCCTCGCCTGTAGTAAGTATCAGAAAGGTAGCGGAAGTTAGGATCTAATCGTATGACTGCGTCAAAATCAGCAACCGCGGAACGCAGCACCGCGTGCCGAGCAGCAATCACGGGCTCGCGGAGTGCCAGGTAGTCTTTCAGACATGCTCGATGGAAATACGCTTCAGCAAAATTCGGATTGACGCGGAGTGCCGCATCATAATCCGCAATGGCAGACGGATCTTGATCCAGCGAAGCCCTTGCGAACCCTCGATTGAAGTAGACCTCAGCAGAAGCTGGATTCAGCCGAATCGCCTCATCGTATTCAGTGAAAATGAATGCGTCAGGTTCTTTATCAGTCCGCATGTTTGTACACCTATGCCCGGTGTTGTTAGCCCTGATAGTAACTGTCCTGTAACGAAAAAACCACAGAATTGTAAAACACAACCTGTGGCTGATTCGGCATAGCATAATAGAAACGGGCCCGACGGGACTTGAACCCGCGACCTCCTGCGTGACAGGCAGGCGCGCTAAACCAACTGCGCCACGAGCCCATAATTTTCAATCTCGCAATCGAGGGACTTTTCACTTTAAGGCGGTCACGGTAGGTAGGCGGGACAGGACTTGAACCTGTGACCTACAGCTTGTAAGGCTGTCGCTCTAGCCACCTGAGCTACCCGCCCAGAATTTTTTCAATCCCGGAATCGGGAAAATTCTCAGTTTAATTTCGCAATCAAGACCCTCAATAGCACAATTAAGTATACCACAGAGTTTAGTGTTTGTCAAGAAAAAAATAAAAAATGATCACTTTTTTCAAAAAGGTAACTTTTCAGACCCTTTTCGCGAACGAGTCCTATGTACTGTAACCCTAATTCCAGTAAATTATTCACGGGGTTTGTCGTTTCCGCGATACGGTCGCTCACCACGCACAAGCACTCTCCGAGGATTCTCTTCCCATGTCAGTTCATCAGGACTATGGTAACCGAGCGTCATACTCATTCGCGTTCTATCCGTGCGATTAACCCCCGCCGAGTGAACGATCATGCTGTCAATGGCGAGCA
This DNA window, taken from Candidatus Poribacteria bacterium, encodes the following:
- the serS gene encoding serine--tRNA ligase, producing MIDLKFIRENTEDVRQMLTDRHTEAELDRLVELDTRWRENLTHTQSLKAHQNQVSQQIAERKKAKQDATETIAEMRELSQNIKELTAEANATKAEIDAILLTIPNMPEASTPVGTSEDDNIEIKTWGELPSFDFELKPHWEIAEQLDIVDFQRGAKVAGSNFVLFKGFGARLERALIQFMLDLHTTQHGYTEVSPPFLANRPTMTGTGQLPKFEADMYRCDRDEENPDSDLFLIPTAEVPVTNLFAGEILSDEDLPIYYTAYTPCFRREAGAYGKDTRGLQRIHQFDKVEMVKFTTPETSYAEHESLLTNAESVLQALGLSYRVVQHCTVELGFAAAKCYDIEVWAPARQRFLEVSSCSNFEAFQARRANIRFRPEASAKPEFVHTLNASGTALPRVVIALLETYQNSDGTVRIPAVLQPYMGGIKQIG
- a CDS encoding tetratricopeptide repeat protein, with protein sequence MLCRISHRLCFTILWFFRYRTVTIRANNTGHRCTNMRTDKEPDAFIFTEYDEAIRLNPASAEVYFNRGFARASLDQDPSAIADYDAALRVNPNFAEAYFHRACLKDYLALREPVIAARHAVLRSAVADFDAVIRLDPNFRYLSDTYYRRGNAKYNLDQYEAAIADYDEALRIDPCAAAILSERKDAEDILNFYTEGIAGFDEKIRQNPDDVRTYKIRGETKGFLGRMQEAKADFQKILGLTTDLHIIAEIERHLQELDNPDYWQQYSWRTGD